The Candidatus Acidiferrales bacterium genome window below encodes:
- a CDS encoding site-specific DNA-methyltransferase, with protein sequence MHVAAKPKLMIERCGTKRSDLSSFVPQELRDVGDVQIAIPRLAKSQHSVQLIEHAVRTVPTVHRLCKGDAREMTGLEPESVHLILTSPPYWTLKEYRHSAAQLGHIEDYDEFLDELDKVWQQCFDALVPGGRLICVVGDVCLSRRENGGRHTVVPLHASIQEHCRKLGFDNLAPIIWHKISNAAYEVENGGGFLGKPYEPNAVVKNDIEFILMERKPGGYRTPDLPAKILSLISAENHSKWFQQIWTGITGASTKQHPAPYPLELAERLIRMFSFVGDTVLDPFLGTGTTTVAAAKWGRDSIGYEVDEHYFALAQKRVAHETSSLFSRAEINVVSPSKV encoded by the coding sequence ATGCATGTAGCCGCCAAACCAAAGCTGATGATTGAACGCTGCGGGACGAAGCGTTCTGACCTTTCATCTTTTGTGCCACAGGAATTGAGAGACGTAGGTGATGTGCAGATAGCTATCCCGCGTTTGGCAAAAAGCCAGCATTCGGTACAGCTTATCGAGCATGCAGTTCGGACGGTACCGACGGTGCATCGCCTTTGCAAAGGCGATGCAAGAGAGATGACCGGCCTTGAACCGGAAAGCGTCCACCTCATTCTCACTTCGCCTCCTTACTGGACGCTCAAGGAATACAGGCACAGCGCCGCCCAGCTTGGGCATATCGAAGATTATGACGAGTTCCTAGACGAACTGGATAAAGTTTGGCAGCAGTGCTTCGATGCGCTGGTGCCTGGCGGACGACTGATTTGTGTTGTGGGTGATGTTTGCCTTTCGAGACGGGAAAACGGCGGAAGGCACACTGTCGTTCCACTGCACGCCTCGATTCAGGAACACTGCAGGAAATTGGGCTTTGATAACCTTGCGCCAATCATCTGGCACAAAATCTCGAATGCCGCATACGAAGTGGAAAACGGCGGCGGCTTTCTGGGGAAACCCTATGAGCCGAATGCGGTGGTCAAGAACGACATTGAATTTATCTTGATGGAGCGAAAGCCAGGTGGGTACCGTACGCCGGATCTCCCTGCAAAAATTTTGAGCCTCATTTCCGCAGAAAATCATAGCAAGTGGTTTCAGCAGATATGGACGGGAATTACTGGCGCTTCAACGAAACAGCATCCCGCGCCGTATCCTCTGGAATTGGCAGAGCGACTGATTCGGATGTTTAGCTTTGTTGGAGATACGGTGTTGGACCCGTTCTTAGGAACTGGAACGACGACTGTTGCCGCGGCGAAATGGGGGCGCGACAGCATCGGATATGAAGTTGACGAACATTATTTCGCGCTGGCGCAGAAACGAGTCGCTCATGAAACGTCTTCTCTCTTCAGCAGGGCCGAGATCAACGTGGTTTCACCATCAAAGGTATGA
- a CDS encoding efflux RND transporter periplasmic adaptor subunit gives MTSRNLRKTTRKNCFWCAAALLISFAVPAFLITGCSHGASDDQESQPQLTAEVTLTKVVRGDIKQVAALNGNVIALPNQDVKLSALVAGRISALNVAEGDRVHKGEVLAEIDSRTYAEQLQQAQAALAQAKASLQNAQQSLARNETLFQRGIVARKDLEDARTQASVAEAAQTQAEAGEESAKLQMERTQVISPLDGVVAKRYASVGEQVDGTGAQLIAEVANINEVDLTANLPAAYLSKVHVGETIPISSDALPGKTFTGRVTAISPSVDPSTNVGSIRIRIANPGGVLRLGMYLTAQVALETHPNALTVPVEAVYHDESGQTQVYEVTGDTAKAADVKIGIESNGRAEILDGVKAGDTIIQTGGYGLGDTAKIKVKQ, from the coding sequence ATGACATCGAGAAATTTGAGGAAAACGACGCGAAAGAACTGCTTCTGGTGCGCCGCCGCGCTGCTCATATCCTTCGCCGTGCCCGCGTTCCTCATCACCGGATGTTCGCATGGCGCAAGCGACGATCAAGAATCCCAGCCTCAGCTCACAGCCGAGGTAACTCTGACAAAAGTGGTTCGCGGCGATATCAAGCAAGTCGCTGCGCTCAATGGCAACGTCATTGCCTTGCCGAATCAGGATGTAAAACTGAGCGCCCTCGTCGCCGGCCGCATTTCCGCGCTCAACGTCGCCGAAGGCGATCGCGTCCACAAAGGCGAAGTCCTCGCCGAAATCGACAGCCGCACCTACGCCGAACAGTTGCAGCAGGCCCAAGCGGCCCTCGCACAAGCAAAGGCAAGTCTTCAAAACGCGCAGCAGAGTCTCGCGCGCAATGAAACGCTCTTCCAGCGCGGCATCGTAGCCCGTAAAGACCTTGAGGACGCCCGCACTCAGGCCAGCGTCGCTGAAGCGGCCCAAACGCAAGCGGAAGCCGGCGAGGAATCTGCAAAACTTCAAATGGAGCGGACGCAGGTTATTTCCCCGCTCGATGGCGTCGTCGCGAAGCGTTACGCGAGCGTTGGCGAGCAGGTCGACGGCACTGGCGCGCAACTCATCGCCGAAGTCGCGAATATCAACGAAGTGGATCTCACGGCGAACTTGCCAGCCGCTTATCTCAGCAAAGTTCACGTCGGCGAGACCATTCCTATCTCAAGTGACGCGCTTCCCGGCAAGACCTTCACCGGCCGCGTCACCGCCATTTCCCCGTCGGTCGATCCCTCGACCAATGTGGGCTCGATTCGCATCCGTATCGCGAATCCCGGCGGCGTTTTGCGCTTGGGAATGTACCTGACCGCGCAGGTCGCTCTGGAAACACACCCGAACGCACTTACCGTACCGGTCGAAGCCGTCTACCACGATGAATCCGGCCAGACGCAAGTCTATGAAGTCACCGGCGACACAGCCAAAGCGGCTGATGTCAAGATCGGCATCGAGTCGAATGGCCGCGCGGAAATTCTCGACGGCGTGAAGGCTGGCGACACTATCATCCAGACCGGCGGCTATGGCCTCGGCGATACTGCGAAAATCAAAGTGAAACAATGA
- a CDS encoding PaeR7I family type II restriction endonuclease has protein sequence MSPTVILDKRLRQAVQKFWSTRETQAQKQGSTGGSRDAGARTAVTGGHQMDGFVSLVRDYLCENGLARADVHCKKGLELPGWYRPEKKWDLLVISDGQLLAGIEFKSQVGSFGNNYNNRTEEAIGSATDIWAAYREGAFKPSARPWLGYLMLLEHAPGSVRPVRAQEPHFKVFPEFRSASYARRYEILLTKLMRERLYDAACFLMSDAKNGLQGRYEEPVAELCFKNFMASLLARAISVATTR, from the coding sequence ATGAGTCCCACCGTTATTCTTGACAAGAGGCTCCGTCAGGCGGTTCAAAAGTTTTGGTCTACCAGAGAAACCCAAGCGCAGAAGCAAGGATCTACGGGCGGTTCGCGCGACGCCGGGGCACGTACCGCTGTCACCGGCGGCCATCAAATGGACGGGTTCGTATCATTGGTTCGCGATTATCTCTGTGAAAACGGCCTTGCACGGGCCGATGTTCATTGCAAGAAAGGTCTCGAGTTGCCTGGATGGTATAGGCCGGAGAAGAAGTGGGATTTGCTAGTGATTTCGGATGGCCAATTGCTGGCTGGCATCGAATTCAAGTCTCAAGTCGGATCTTTCGGGAATAATTACAACAACCGCACGGAAGAGGCGATTGGAAGCGCCACTGACATTTGGGCGGCTTATCGCGAAGGGGCGTTCAAACCATCTGCCCGTCCCTGGTTGGGCTATCTAATGCTTCTTGAACATGCGCCCGGTTCAGTGCGGCCAGTTCGAGCCCAGGAGCCACATTTCAAGGTTTTTCCTGAGTTCCGATCAGCCTCTTATGCGAGGCGTTATGAAATCCTCTTAACAAAGCTTATGCGGGAAAGGCTCTATGACGCAGCGTGCTTCCTGATGTCGGACGCCAAGAATGGCCTCCAGGGGCGATACGAAGAGCCTGTGGCCGAGCTTTGCTTCAAGAATTTCATGGCTTCACTGCTTGCACGCGCAATTTCCGTAGCGACGACGCGATAA
- a CDS encoding TolC family protein: MNRMAFAAMALLASCAIVPPSSAQDAPPSAALSVQKLTLAQALDMAERQNLDLIAARAQRTVSAAGVRIAQERPNPTGNFNALRDDPHEGWWFDMPIELNSKRQKRIDLAHAEEGLTDDDISALEKQLRQNVRDAFFALALARGVTEEKNDTLKLAQRLHDIAQQRYETGDVPQLEVFQAELEVSQAQADYEVAQKEARVALNELNALLSEPPSTDWDLVNLLSDLPAKPALDTLFTRARAANAELQRITQEEKVEQSQLALYKADRVPNLTLSLGVDYNAPHNFRYGPRSQASMEIPIFSRNQGEIAESSASLIALQDQSLATRRAVEGRVESAYLELDSRETQAQLYNASLLPASERLESMAEESYRAGKANILSVLEAQKNVQQVREEYLQSLFAVQQAFAQLEETVGAPLD; this comes from the coding sequence ATGAACCGCATGGCGTTCGCCGCTATGGCGCTTCTGGCCTCCTGTGCGATCGTTCCTCCTTCGAGTGCGCAGGACGCGCCGCCCTCCGCCGCTTTGTCAGTGCAAAAATTGACTCTCGCTCAAGCTCTCGACATGGCGGAACGTCAGAATCTCGATTTGATCGCTGCTCGCGCGCAGCGCACCGTCTCCGCCGCCGGTGTGCGTATCGCCCAGGAACGGCCAAATCCCACCGGCAATTTCAATGCCTTGCGCGATGACCCGCACGAAGGCTGGTGGTTCGATATGCCCATCGAACTCAACTCCAAACGCCAAAAACGCATCGATCTCGCGCACGCGGAAGAGGGTCTTACCGACGACGACATCTCCGCGCTCGAAAAACAACTCCGCCAAAACGTCCGCGACGCATTCTTCGCTCTTGCGCTCGCGCGCGGTGTGACGGAGGAGAAAAATGACACGCTGAAGCTTGCCCAGCGCCTCCACGACATCGCCCAGCAACGCTATGAGACCGGCGACGTTCCGCAGCTCGAAGTTTTTCAGGCTGAACTCGAAGTCTCCCAGGCGCAAGCCGACTATGAAGTCGCGCAAAAGGAAGCAAGGGTCGCGCTCAATGAATTGAACGCCCTGCTCAGCGAACCTCCCTCGACCGATTGGGATTTGGTGAATTTGCTTTCCGATTTGCCCGCCAAACCTGCCCTCGATACGCTGTTCACTCGCGCCCGTGCCGCCAATGCTGAGCTGCAGAGAATCACTCAGGAAGAGAAAGTCGAGCAGAGCCAGCTCGCTCTTTATAAAGCCGATCGCGTCCCGAATCTCACACTCTCGCTCGGCGTCGATTACAACGCGCCTCATAATTTTCGTTATGGCCCGCGCAGCCAGGCAAGCATGGAGATCCCGATTTTCTCCCGCAATCAAGGCGAAATCGCTGAATCTTCCGCGAGTTTGATTGCCCTTCAGGACCAATCCCTCGCGACGCGACGCGCCGTCGAGGGCCGTGTGGAATCGGCCTACCTTGAACTCGATTCGCGCGAAACCCAGGCGCAACTTTATAATGCGTCGCTCCTGCCAGCCAGCGAGCGCCTTGAAAGCATGGCGGAGGAAAGTTACCGCGCCGGCAAGGCCAACATTCTTTCTGTTCTTGAAGCGCAGAAAAACGTCCAGCAAGTCCGCGAAGAGTATTTGCAAAGCCTGTTCGCGGTTCAGCAAGCTTTTGCGCAACTGGAAGAGACGGTTGGAGCGCCTCTCGACTGA
- a CDS encoding nucleoside hydrolase codes for MTRAYSRFALFAGLFFLVALAASAQSPRKIIIDEDARGPATTDQQAILALIQSPQTQVLGVTVVTGDAWRDDEVAHTLRMLEIIGRTDIPVVPGAVFPLDNSPQFIAHWETLYGKVIYQGAWNWPPGHTHGPFEIPPLVEGAPHTHAAAEDAAHFMIRMVHRYPHQVTIYAGGPLTDLALAITIDPQFASLAQELVVMGGSINPQTSDPEFRLNPRREFNFWMDPEASHAVLHAPWAKITDTPVDISIKTRLTKEMIAEIAKSNSPAAQYIAKYADSEYMWDELAAIAWLDPSIITRTEKLYLDVSTDPGPTYGDTLAWSPGSQPSSFVIPSESRAPSSEGRRGTCCSYVAAQPITVNVDLNTAKFYRDFVQLISSPTPRARR; via the coding sequence ATGACTCGCGCCTACTCTCGCTTTGCGCTTTTTGCTGGATTGTTTTTTCTCGTCGCTCTCGCCGCCTCCGCCCAATCCCCGCGCAAAATCATCATCGACGAAGACGCTCGCGGTCCCGCCACCACCGACCAGCAAGCCATCCTCGCCCTCATCCAGTCACCGCAAACCCAAGTCCTCGGCGTCACCGTTGTCACCGGAGACGCCTGGCGCGACGACGAAGTCGCTCACACTCTCCGCATGCTCGAAATCATCGGACGCACAGACATTCCCGTCGTCCCCGGCGCCGTCTTCCCTCTCGACAACTCCCCGCAGTTCATCGCCCATTGGGAAACGCTCTACGGCAAGGTCATCTATCAAGGCGCATGGAATTGGCCTCCCGGCCATACCCACGGCCCGTTCGAGATTCCTCCGCTCGTCGAAGGCGCGCCGCACACGCACGCCGCCGCCGAAGACGCCGCGCATTTCATGATTCGCATGGTGCATCGCTATCCGCATCAAGTCACGATTTACGCTGGCGGCCCGCTCACGGACCTCGCGCTTGCCATCACGATCGACCCGCAATTCGCCTCGCTCGCGCAGGAACTCGTCGTCATGGGCGGCAGCATCAATCCGCAGACTTCCGATCCTGAATTCCGCCTCAATCCTCGCCGCGAATTCAATTTCTGGATGGATCCCGAAGCCTCTCACGCCGTCCTGCACGCGCCCTGGGCGAAAATCACAGACACGCCCGTCGACATCTCCATCAAAACGCGCCTCACCAAGGAAATGATCGCTGAAATCGCCAAATCCAATTCGCCCGCCGCGCAGTACATCGCCAAATACGCCGACTCCGAATACATGTGGGACGAGCTTGCCGCCATCGCCTGGCTCGATCCATCCATCATCACGCGCACCGAAAAGCTCTACCTCGACGTCTCCACCGACCCCGGCCCCACCTACGGCGACACCCTCGCCTGGTCCCCCGGCTCCCAACCAAGTTCGTTTGTCATTCCGAGCGAGTCCCGAGCGCCTTCCAGCGAGGGGCGACGGGGAACCTGCTGTTCTTATGTCGCGGCTCAGCCCATCACCGTAAACGTCGACCTCAACACGGCGAAGTTCTACCGCGACTTCGTCCAGCTCATCTCCAGCCCCACACCGCGGGCGCGTCGGTAG
- a CDS encoding efflux RND transporter permease subunit yields MNIVRVCRNNRYAVYLLTAFLTIAGVYSFYTLPSNIYPNLDFPRIMILVHSGDLSPQAMLLSVTKPIEEAMSGVQGVSRVRSKTIRGASEIGVLFNSGMDMKYALQLVQGRVSEAKGALPPDTEIEVEWESPTVYPVLSLVLNGNVPDADLYDYANYDLRPLFTRVQGVGQVEVQATDLREVSVIVDPGKLLAHRLSLNDVATELAETNDVAAVGRLPKDYLQYQILTDDQFHTLDDIRNATIATQDQVPVRLSDIAIVRDGVADPTMLVTGNGKPAATIEISRQLDGNILQIAGQIRSMISNLGSAIPKTLHLSIDYDLAQFVSESIKSVRDAIIIGALLAIAILWFFLRDWRTTLVAATSLPLSVIGTFFFLKEFGGTLNLMSLGGIAIAIGLIIDDAVVIIENIYRHLGLGEPPAIAAENGVKELLGAVIGSTATTLVVFLPLSLLTGVTGEFFTALCLTLGISVLLSLVFALTIIPLFSLRFLTSHTHKDKSETLIGPVNRGYEKAVRWSLRRRKVVALAALACVGLAVFFYTQLDTGFLPEMDEGGYILDYITPPGTSLDETNRMLEKIEQRIAAMPDTASFSRRTGAENGLFVTQQNSGDMTVKLKPASDRRPIDDVINDLRDQIAKNIPGIDVEFSQILQDMLGDLEGTPQPIEVKVFGDNMSELESLADQIGPQLQKVPGLADFKSIEKGNPEIVFDIDQGATGRLGMAPADVSQQVSAGLLGVTDTNLRESDRTIPIRVRFPDSFRMNYNDILQFPVLTPSKQIVPLSAIANVHQVQGESALERENQRLLISMTGELENRDLGSVVSDVKKVMDQIKLPVGYTYEIGGQYESQQSAFHDLLFVLFLALGAIFIVLVVQFRQFASALIILSAAPLSLLGVFGMLLATGTALNVSSFMGIILMVGLVVKNGIILFEYVHKLWEEEKIPLFEALVEAGKIRVRPILMTTLATLFGLLPLALGLGSGAELQKPLALAVIGGLLLSTFITLLLMPVLYSFLQRKSAG; encoded by the coding sequence ATGAACATCGTCCGAGTCTGCCGCAACAATCGCTACGCGGTTTATCTCCTCACCGCTTTTCTCACCATCGCTGGCGTGTATTCCTTTTACACGCTTCCGAGCAACATCTATCCGAATCTCGATTTCCCTCGCATCATGATTCTCGTCCATTCGGGCGATTTGTCTCCGCAGGCCATGCTGCTCTCCGTCACCAAGCCTATCGAAGAAGCCATGAGCGGCGTGCAGGGCGTCAGCCGTGTTCGCTCGAAGACCATTCGCGGTGCTAGTGAAATCGGCGTGCTTTTCAATTCCGGCATGGACATGAAGTACGCCCTGCAGCTCGTCCAGGGCCGCGTCAGCGAAGCAAAAGGGGCCCTCCCTCCCGACACCGAAATCGAAGTCGAATGGGAATCCCCGACGGTTTATCCCGTCCTCAGCCTCGTCCTGAATGGAAACGTCCCCGACGCCGACCTTTACGACTACGCCAATTACGACTTGCGCCCGCTCTTCACGCGCGTTCAGGGTGTCGGCCAGGTTGAAGTTCAGGCCACTGACCTGCGTGAAGTCTCCGTCATTGTCGACCCTGGGAAATTGCTCGCGCATCGCCTCTCTCTGAATGATGTCGCCACGGAACTCGCCGAGACGAATGACGTTGCCGCTGTCGGCCGTCTCCCCAAAGACTATCTCCAATATCAGATCCTCACCGACGACCAATTCCACACCCTCGACGACATTCGCAACGCGACCATTGCCACGCAAGATCAGGTTCCCGTGCGTTTGAGCGACATTGCTATCGTCCGCGACGGCGTCGCCGATCCCACCATGCTCGTCACCGGCAATGGCAAGCCCGCCGCCACCATCGAGATCTCCCGTCAGCTCGACGGCAACATTCTCCAAATCGCCGGTCAGATCAGGAGCATGATCAGCAACCTCGGCTCCGCGATCCCCAAGACCCTGCATCTCTCCATCGACTACGACCTCGCTCAGTTCGTCTCCGAATCCATCAAAAGCGTTCGCGACGCCATCATCATCGGAGCGCTTCTCGCCATCGCCATCTTGTGGTTCTTCCTGCGCGACTGGCGCACCACTCTCGTCGCCGCCACATCTTTGCCTCTTTCGGTCATCGGTACATTTTTCTTCCTCAAGGAATTCGGCGGCACGCTCAACCTCATGTCTCTCGGCGGCATCGCTATCGCCATCGGCTTAATCATCGACGACGCTGTCGTCATCATTGAAAATATTTACCGCCATCTCGGCCTCGGCGAACCTCCCGCGATTGCCGCCGAAAATGGCGTGAAGGAATTGCTCGGCGCGGTTATCGGCTCCACAGCCACCACCCTCGTCGTTTTCCTGCCGCTAAGCTTGCTCACCGGCGTCACCGGCGAATTCTTCACCGCTCTCTGCCTCACGCTCGGCATTTCCGTTCTTCTTTCGCTCGTTTTCGCGCTGACGATCATTCCGCTGTTCTCCTTGCGCTTCCTCACGTCTCACACTCACAAGGACAAATCCGAAACGCTCATTGGACCCGTGAATCGCGGCTATGAAAAAGCCGTCCGCTGGTCCCTGCGCCGCCGCAAAGTCGTTGCCCTTGCCGCGCTCGCCTGCGTTGGCCTAGCCGTATTTTTCTATACCCAGCTCGATACTGGCTTCCTGCCGGAGATGGATGAAGGCGGCTACATCCTCGATTACATCACTCCGCCTGGCACTTCTCTCGACGAAACCAACCGCATGCTCGAAAAAATCGAGCAGCGCATCGCCGCCATGCCCGACACGGCATCATTTTCACGCCGCACGGGTGCTGAGAACGGCCTCTTCGTCACCCAGCAGAATAGCGGCGACATGACCGTGAAGCTGAAGCCCGCCTCCGATCGCCGCCCCATCGACGACGTCATCAACGACCTGCGCGATCAAATCGCGAAAAACATTCCCGGCATCGACGTCGAATTCTCGCAAATCCTCCAGGACATGCTCGGCGATCTCGAAGGCACTCCCCAGCCCATCGAAGTCAAGGTCTTCGGCGATAACATGAGCGAGCTCGAATCTCTCGCCGACCAAATCGGCCCGCAACTGCAAAAAGTCCCGGGTCTCGCCGATTTCAAATCCATCGAAAAAGGCAATCCGGAAATCGTTTTCGATATCGATCAGGGCGCGACTGGCCGCCTCGGCATGGCTCCCGCCGACGTTTCGCAGCAAGTCAGCGCCGGTCTGCTCGGCGTCACGGACACCAATCTTCGCGAATCCGATCGCACCATTCCGATTCGCGTCCGCTTCCCTGATTCCTTCCGCATGAACTACAACGACATCCTGCAGTTCCCTGTCCTGACGCCTTCGAAGCAGATCGTCCCGCTCTCCGCCATCGCCAACGTGCATCAGGTTCAGGGCGAAAGCGCACTCGAGCGCGAAAATCAGCGTCTGCTGATCTCCATGACCGGCGAGCTTGAAAATCGCGATCTCGGCAGCGTCGTGAGCGACGTCAAGAAAGTAATGGACCAGATCAAATTGCCCGTCGGCTACACCTACGAAATCGGCGGCCAGTATGAAAGCCAGCAATCCGCCTTTCACGATCTCTTGTTCGTTCTATTTCTCGCTCTCGGCGCGATTTTCATCGTTCTCGTCGTGCAATTCCGCCAGTTCGCCTCCGCGCTGATTATTTTGTCCGCTGCGCCGCTATCGCTCCTCGGCGTCTTCGGCATGCTCCTCGCCACGGGCACCGCGCTCAACGTTTCTTCGTTCATGGGTATCATTCTCATGGTCGGCCTTGTCGTGAAAAACGGCATCATCCTCTTCGAATACGTCCACAAACTCTGGGAAGAAGAAAAAATACCGCTCTTCGAAGCTCTCGTCGAAGCCGGCAAAATCCGCGTCCGCCCGATTCTCATGACTACGCTCGCCACTCTCTTCGGCCTTCTGCCGCTTGCTCTCGGCCTCGGTTCCGGCGCGGAATTGCAGAAGCCCCTCGCCCTCGCCGTCATCGGCGGCCTTTTGCTCTCGACGTTCATCACTTTGCTTCTCATGCCCGTCCTTTATTCCTTCCTCCAGCGCAAATCCGCCGGATAG
- a CDS encoding carbohydrate kinase family protein, whose amino-acid sequence MTESAQVVGIGSCTVDYFAIVPRLLGPDEKTNADRLEIHAGGVTANNLTQVARLGASAGWLGLLGDDDNGQIIRKAFADDGMDLSGIEIVKGERSSLTWIPVDAAGERCIYMFPNVTGKISVHQVRARFAPHIKAAKHFHTEASQLPIAPVREAMQIAHDAGVRVLFDLDVAPSFFCAMNLGTQEQLTAALKLVDVLKPCKAAARELTGEEDYERIAQSLLAHGPRLVAVTMGSNGCLIATKDKMVHVPAFSVKVQDTTGAGDAFMGGLSYGLLQGWDLNRVGSFANACAALCCMRIGARAMSRHDEVVSLIRSQRPAAAVGL is encoded by the coding sequence ATGACTGAATCGGCCCAGGTCGTCGGCATCGGCAGTTGCACCGTGGATTATTTCGCTATCGTCCCCCGCCTGCTCGGCCCCGACGAAAAAACCAACGCCGACCGCCTGGAAATTCACGCTGGCGGCGTCACTGCCAATAATCTCACGCAGGTCGCGCGCCTCGGCGCCAGCGCCGGATGGCTCGGCCTCCTCGGCGACGATGACAACGGCCAGATCATCCGCAAAGCCTTCGCCGATGACGGTATGGATTTATCCGGAATTGAAATCGTGAAGGGCGAGCGCTCCTCCCTCACCTGGATTCCCGTCGACGCCGCAGGCGAGCGCTGCATTTATATGTTTCCCAACGTCACCGGAAAAATCAGCGTGCATCAGGTGCGCGCACGCTTCGCGCCGCACATCAAAGCGGCGAAGCATTTTCATACCGAAGCTTCTCAACTGCCTATCGCTCCCGTCCGCGAAGCCATGCAAATTGCCCACGACGCTGGCGTGCGGGTGCTCTTCGATCTCGATGTCGCTCCGAGTTTTTTCTGCGCCATGAACCTCGGCACGCAAGAGCAGCTGACCGCAGCGCTGAAATTAGTGGACGTGCTCAAGCCATGCAAAGCCGCTGCACGCGAATTGACCGGCGAAGAAGATTACGAGCGCATCGCGCAGAGCTTGCTCGCCCATGGCCCCAGGCTCGTTGCCGTGACCATGGGTTCGAATGGCTGCCTCATTGCCACGAAAGACAAGATGGTGCATGTGCCGGCATTTTCCGTGAAAGTGCAAGACACGACCGGCGCCGGCGACGCTTTCATGGGCGGCCTCTCCTATGGCCTGCTTCAGGGCTGGGACCTCAATCGCGTCGGCTCATTCGCAAACGCATGTGCAGCGCTTTGTTGCATGAGAATCGGCGCGCGCGCCATGTCCCGCCACGACGAAGTCGTCTCGTTGATTCGTTCGCAGCGGCCCGCCGCAGCCGTGGGGCTCTAA